In Solanum pennellii chromosome 3, SPENNV200, a single window of DNA contains:
- the LOC114076557 gene encoding pentatricopeptide repeat-containing protein At5g16860: MLVPSSLPPKLSNSALFHFCFKSNSFFAFFTSSTPLLRAVVPSSFTQLLKQCKSCIKAKLVVAGVFSPSADLTTWSSQVVFYWNNLIKRCVLLRHHESALVLFREMLRLDWNPDGYTYPYILKACGELRFLLCGESVHSLILSSGLDSNVFVCNGLIAMYGKCGLLDHARQVFDETVERVTADVISWNSIVAAYVQKDEDKKVLELFDLMVALNSFELRPDAVSLVNVLPACGSLGAWKRGKQLQGYAIRRCLHEDVFVGNAIVDMYAKCKHLDDANKVFELMEVKDVVSWNALVTGYSQIGRFDEALGLFERMREEKIDLNVVTWSAVISGYAQRDLGYEALNIFKEMRLSGAEPNVITLVSVLSGCAAIGALRQGKETHCYAIKQILSLEGSNTEEDLMVTNALIDMYAKCKEMKIAQAMFDDIDRRGRNVVTWTVMIGGYAQHGDANDALELFSAMLKDEYSVIPNAYTISCALVACARLSSLRIGRQIHAYVLRQGCEPTKVFVANCLIDMYSKSGDVDAARLVFDNMSQRNAVSWTSLMTGYGMHGRGEEALQVFNVMRGEDLPIDGVTFLVVLYACSHSGMVDEGMNYFNHMQGDFGVVPGAEHYACMIDILGRAGRLDEAMKLIERMPMEPTSVVWVALLSACRVHKNVDLAEHAAAKLSKLESENDGTYTLLSNIYANAKRWKDVARIRSLMKHSGIRKRPGCSWVQGKKETVTFFVGDRCHPLSEKIYDLLENLIQRIKAMGYVPETSFALHDVDDEEKGDLLIEHSEKLALAYGILTSAPGVPIRITKNLRVCGDCHTAMTYISKIIEHEIILRDSSRFHHIKNGSCSCRGFW; the protein is encoded by the coding sequence ATGCTTGTTCCCTCGTCTTTGCCTCCAAAACTTTCAAACTCAGCCCTGTTTCACTTTTGCTTCAAATCCAATTCCTTCTTCGCTTTCTTCACTTCATCAACGCCATTGCTAAGAGCAGTAGTTCCTTCTTCTTTTACTCAATTACTCAAACAATGCAAGTCTTGTATCAAGGCAAAACTTGTCGTCGCCGGCGTCTTTTCACCCTCAGCAGACCTCACTACATGGTCGTCTCAGGTTGTGTTCTATTGGAACAACCTCATCAAACGGTGTGTTCTTCTCCGACATCACGAGAGTGCTCTGGTCCTCTTCCGCGAAATGCTGAGACTTGATTGGAACCCAGATGGCTACACATACCCTTATATCCTCAAGGCATGTGGTGAGCTTCGGTTCCTCCTTTGCGGTGAATCTGTTCATTCCTTGATTCTATCATCTGGGTTGGATTCCAATGTGTTTGTATGTAATGGTCTCATTGCTATGTATGGGAAATGTGGGCTGTTAGATCATGCACGCCAGGTGTTTGATGAAACGGTTGAGAGAGTAACTGCTGATGTTATTTCATGGAATTCAATAGTGGCGGCTTATGTACAGAAGGATGAGGATAAGAAAGTTTTGGAGTTGTTTGATTTGATGGTTGCGTTGAATAGTTTTGAGCTGCGGCCTGATGCTGTTAGTTTAGTTAATGTACTTCCAGCTTGTGGTTCTTTGGGGGCGTGGAAACGAGGAAAACAACTTCAGGGTTATGCGATACGGAGATGTTTGCATGAGGACGTTTTTGTAGGAAATGCAATTGTGGATATGTATGCGAAATGTAAGCATTTGGATGATGCGAACAAGGTTTTTGAGCTAATGGAGGTGAAAGACGTGGTTTCTTGGAATGCATTGGTCACTGGGTACTCTCAGATTGGAAGATTTGATGAGGCTTTGGGATTGTTTGAGAGAATGAGGGAAGAAAAGATTGATTTGAATGTCGTAACATGGAGTGCTGTGATTTCAGGGTATGCACAGAGGGATTTAGGCTATGAAGCACTCAATATTTTTAAGGAGATGAGGCTTTCTGGGGCAGAGCCAAACGTGATCACTCTTGTTTCTGTGCTTTCAGGTTGCGCTGCTATTGGAGCACTGCGTCAAGGGAAGGAAACTCATTGCTATGCCATTAAACAAATATTGAGTTTGGAAGGCAGCAATACTGAGGAGGATCTCATGGTGACTAATGCTCTGATTGACATGTATGCAAAGTGCAAGGAGATGAAAATTGCTCAGGCCATGTTTGATGATATTGACAGGAGAGGTAGGAATGTTGTCACATGGACAGTCATGATAGGTGGATATGCTCAGCATGGCGATGCAAATGATGCTTTAGAACTTTTTTCAGCAATGCTGAAGGATGAGTACTCTGTAATCCCAAATGCATATACTATATCTTGTGCTCTGGTGGCTTGCGCTCGTCTGTCTAGTCTTAGGATTGGTAGGCAAATTCATGCATATGTGTTACGACAAGGGTGTGAACCTACAAAAGTCTTTGTGGCTAACTGTCTCATTGACATGTACTCCAAATCTGGAGATGTTGATGCAGCTAGACTTGTGTTCGATAACATGAGCCAGAGGAATGCTGTCTCATGGACATCCCTGATGACTGGCTATGGAATGCATGGTCGGGGCGAGGAGGCTCTCCAAGTGTTTAACGTAATGAGAGGAGAAGATCTGCCCATAGATGGTGTAACTTTTCTTGTTGTGCTATATGCTTGTAGCCACTCTGGAATGGTTGATGAGGGTATGAATTACTTCAACCATATGCAGGGGGATTTTGGAGTTGTTCCTGGGGCTGAACACTATGCATGCATGATTGATATTTTGGGTCGTGCTGGTCGACTGGATGAAGCTATGAAGCTCATTGAACGCATGCCAATGGAACCAACCTCAGTAGTATGGGTTGCACTGCTCAGTGCTTGTAGAGTCCATAAAAATGTGGATCTTGCGGAGCATGCCGCTGCAAAGCTGTCAAAATTGGAATCTGAGAATGATGGGACTTATACACTTCTTTCAAATATATATGCTAATGCCAAACGTTGGAAAGATGTGGCTCGGATTAGATCTCTTATGAAACATTCTGGCATAAGGAAGAGACCTGGATGTAGTTGGGTTCAAGGAAAGAAGGAGACTGTTACATTTTTTGTCGGGGACAGATGTCATCCATTGTCTGAAAAGATATATGATCTCCTCGAAAACCTAATTCAACGTATCAAAGCAATGGGCTATGTTCCGGAGACAAGTTTTGCGCTTCATGATGTAGATGATGAGGAGAAAGGTGATCTTCTTATTGAACATAGTGAAAAGTTGGCCCTTGCTTATGGCATTCTCACCTCAGCTCCTGGAGTGCCTATCAGAATAACCAAGAACCTGCGAGTTTGTGGAGATTGTCATACTGCAATGACATACATATCCAAAATCATTGAGCATGAAATTATACTGAGGGACTCAAGTCGCTTTCATCATATCAAGAATGGATCTTGCTCTTGTAGAGGGTTTTGGTAG
- the LOC107012266 gene encoding potassium transporter 25-like, with translation MDPSQSLVSIHYAIKKETWRRTVVLSFQSLGVVYGRLSTTPLYAFGSIDPCHIKSGQQIYELFSFVFWTLTIIPLLKYAFIVFKADDNGEGGTFALYSLLCRRANVGLLPSDTSATELMHLEEGTPSKMKAESRARRAIGRYKSSHYLLLLLALLGSCLIICDGIFTPALSVYSATSNLRRSLSKFAPRFTSSENARQSVDKYLKRFIPVPVACAILVCLFMLQRYGTNRIGVIFAPIVIVWLVFTSGFGLYNIIHHPQILWAISPTYMFRFIKKIDMTSLKLLSNIVLCIAGSEAMFADLGHFSKRSIKVTFIFLVYPSLVLCYAGQAAFFSQHLGSSDDVAHLSESVTHRHLQHIFTILSLFASLVGSQATITASFSIINQCQALACFPRVKVIHTSDKVRGQVYVPDANWMLMILSLSILIGFRDISAIANATGLAVICGMLVTTCLMSLIIALQWEKNVAFLSVLFLLFFGSIEALYLSSCFLNFTKGAWCIVVLSLIFMTIMVSWHYGTIKKYEFDVENRVTVDWLTDLSPGLGVSRVPGIGFIHTNIVTGIPSFFSHFITNLPAFHQLLILLSFKSLPVAYIPKNERYLIGRIGHKEYKIYRCIVRYGYRDHVRDVNDFEDQIISSIGEFITREERHDELLIMQEGRMIILGTNGNALVPIVGGESCQQVTDIENQNPNYRKRKKVRFLLPESSPQMNSSVRKELEELVEARESGTAYFLGHSHLKIRKGSNLLKQFLVMAYDFLDRNCRETPIGLDIPHAALLEVGMVYTI, from the exons ATGGATCCTTCACAAAGCCTTGTGTCCATTCATTATGCAATTAAG AAAGAAACATGGAGGCGCACTGTTGTTCTATCGTTTCAAAGTCTCGGAGTAGTATATGGTCGGTTAAGCACTACTCCCTTGTATGCATTCGGTTCGATTGATCCTTGCCATATCAAATCAGGACAGCAGATATATGAACTCTTTTCCTTCGTTTTTTGGACTTTAACCATCATTCCCTTGTTGAAATATGCCTTTATAGTCTTCAAGGCTGATGATAACGGAGAAG GTGGTACATTTGCTTTGTATTCCCTACTTTGTAGGCGTGCCAATGTAGGTCTGCTCCCGAGTGATACAAGTGCTACGGAGCTTATGCATCTAGAGGAAGGAACCCCTTCTAAAATGAAGGCGGAGTCAAGGGCAAGAAGAGCTATCGGAAGATATAAAAGCAGTCACTACTTGCTGTTACTTTTGGCTTTGCTTGGTTCCTGTTTGATAATCTGTGATGGAATTTTTACTCCTGCTCTTTCGG TTTATTCAGCAACGTCAAATCTGAGACGTTCCTTGTCAAAATTTGCACCccgat TTACCTCTTCAGAAAATGCAAGACAATCTGTTGACAAGTATTTAAAGAGAT TTATACCAGTTCCAGTAGCTTGTGCCATCTTAGTTTGCCTTTTCATGCTGCAACGATATGGAACCAACAGAATCGGTGTCATCTTTGCTCCAATTGTTATCGTGTGGCTCGTTTTTACAAGTGGATTCGGCTTGTACAATATAATTCATCATCCTCAAATCCTCTGGGCGATATCCCCAACATACATGTTTAGGTTCATTAAGAAAATAGATATGACAAGTTTGAAACTTCTAAGCAACATTGTCTTATGTATAGCAG GTTCAGAGGCAATGTTTGCAGATTTAGGTCATTTTTCAAAGAGATCTATTAAG GTCACTTTTATCTTTTTGGTATATCCATCCCTTGTCTTGTGTTATGCTGGCCAAGCAGCATTTTTCTCCCAACACCTCGGCTCTTCAGATGATGTTGCTCATCTTAGTGAATCTGTCACACATA GACATCTTCAGCATATTTTCACAATTTTGTCCCTTTTTGCTTCCCTCGTGGGTAGCCAAGCTACGATAACTGCAAGTTTTTCCATCATAAACCAATGTCAAGCACTTGCTTGCTTTCCGAGAGTCAAAGTTATCCATACATCAGATAAAGTCCGTGGACAGGTTTATGTTCCTGATGCAAATTGGATGCTCATGATCCTTAGCCTGTCAATCTTGATAGGTTTTCGAGACATATCAGCTATTGCAAACGCTACAG GTTTAGCTGTTATTTGTGGAATGCTAGTGACTACTTGTCTTATGTCACTAATTATAGCACTGCAATGGGAGAAGAATGTTGCATTTCTCTCTGTTCTGTTTCTGTTATTCTttggttcaattgaagcatTGTATCTATCGTCGTGCTTCTTGAACTTTACCAAGGGAGCTTGGTGCATCGTTGTTCTCTCGTTGATTTTCATGACAATCATGGTCTCTTGGCACTATGGTACTATCAAAAAGTATGAATTCGACGTAGAGAACAGGGTGACTGTGGACTGGCTGACAGACCTAAGTCCCGGACTTGGAGTGTCTAGAGTCCCCGGAATTGGATTCATCCATACAAACATTGTGACAGGAATCCCATCTTTTTTCTCCCATTTCATCACCAACCTCCCTGCATTCCATCAACTGCTGATTTTACTCTCCTTCAAGTCTTTACCCGTGGCATACATTCCCAAAAATGAAAGATACCTTATAGGCAGGATCGGTCATAAGGAATACAAGATATACAGATGCATTGTTCGATATGGATATCGTGATCATGTTAGAGATGTTAATGATTTCGAGGATCAGATTATTAGCTCTATAGGTGAGTTCATCACTAGAGAGGAACGACatgatgaattgttgatcaTGCAAGAGGGAAGGATGATAATTTTAGGGACAAATGGAAATGCATTAGTCCCTATTGTTGGTGGTGAAAGTTGTCAACAAGTAACAgatattgaaaatcaaaatccTAATTacagaaagagaaaaaaagttaGATTTTTGTTGCCTGAAAGTAGTCCTCAGATGAATTCATCAGTAAGAAAAGAACTAGAAGAACTTGTTGAGGCAAGGGAAAGTGGCACTGCTTATTTTTTGGGGCATTCACATTTGAAAATACGCAAAGGATCGAATTTATTGAAGCAATTTCTTGTCATGGCTTATGATTTTCTTGATAGAAATTGCAGAGAGACTCCAATTGGACTAGACATCCCTCATGCTGCTCTTTTGGAAGTTGGAATGGTGTATACAATATAA
- the LOC107014896 gene encoding bidirectional sugar transporter N3 — MAVDFGHYAFAFGVLGNIISFIVFLSPIPTFYSIYKKKSTEGYQSIPYVVALFSSMLWIYYALLKSNMPLLITINSFGMFIETIYVGFYLFYAPKKARVHTIKMLMLSVVGGFGAIVLVTEFLFKGVVRGQIVGWICLIFSLCVFVAPLGIVRQVIKTKSVEYMPLLLSVFLTLSAVMWFFYGLLLKDINIAAPNVLGFIFGILQIVLYAIYSKKEKSIIKEQKLPEIQKTEVIVKDENMNANKKLPELTQEQIIDIVKLAGLLVVTDKTNVATCPNDTNCGVKAVNKIENMPKLQTVAT; from the exons ATGGCAGTTGATTTTGGTCACTACGCTTTTGCTTTTGGTGTCCTTG GTAACATTATCTCGTTCATTGTGTTCCTTTCTCCAAT ACCCACGTTCTATAGCATTTACAAGAAGAAATCAACAGAAGGGTATCAATCAATTCCATACGTGGTTGCGCTCTTTAGTTCGATGCTTTGGATATATTATGCACTTTTGAAATCCAACATGCCCCTACTCATTACAATTAACTCCTTTGGTATGTTCATTGAGACTATCTACGTTGGTTTCTACCTTTTCTACGCACCAAAGAAAGCCAGG GTCCATACTATAAAAATGCTCATGTTATCAGTGGTTGGTGGATTTGGTGCAATAGTGCTAGTTACTGAATTTCTATTCAAAGGAGTCGTTCGTGGACAAATTGTTGGATGGATTTGCCTTATTTTCTCCTTGTGTGTATTTGTTGCTCCCTTAGGCATTGTG AGACAAGTCATCAAGACCAAGAGTGTGGAATACATGCCACTTCTCCTATCAGTTTTTCTCACATTAAGTGCTGTTATGTGGTTCTTCTATGGTCTTCTACTAAAGGATATTAACATTGCT gcTCCAAATGTTTTGGGGTTCATCTTTGGAATACTCCAAATTGTACTCTATGCAATATACAGCAAAAAGGAGAAGTCCATCATAAAGGAACAGAAACTTCCAGAGATACAAAAGACTGAAGTAATTGTGAAGGATGAGAACATGAATGCAAATAAGAAGCTTCCAGAACTCACACAAGAACAAATTATTGACATAGTGAAGCTTGCAGGTTTACTGGTTGTTACTGATAAAACAAACGTAGCCACGTGTCCAAATGATACTAATTGTGGAGTTAAAGCAGttaataaaatagaaaacatGCCCAAGCTGCAAACAGTGGCAACTTAG